From Methylococcus capsulatus:
GAGACAGAGCGAATGGTCGGTCAGGGAAAAGTCGAGATTTTTCGCGATTTCCTTTTGCCGGCTTTCGATCACCTCGTCGCTGAACTCCTCGACCCGTCCGCATTTGACGCAGACGATGTGATCGTGGTGCTCACCGCGGTTGAACTCGAAGATCGAATTGCCGCCTTCGAAATGATGGCGCTTGACGAGGCCGGCGGCCTCGAACTGGGTCAGCACCCGGTACACCGTCGCCAGCCCGATTTCCTCGCCCTGCTGGATCAGCCGTTTGTACACGTCCTCAGCGCTCAGATGCCGATCCTGGTCTGACTGCTCCTCGAGCATTTCCAGGATCTTGATCCGGGGCAGGGTGACCTTGAGGCCGGCGTTGCGTATGTCTTGCGTTTCCATGGGGTTCGAGCGCGCTATGTCTTCAAAATCCTCGATCGGGTATGATGCGGCACGGTGCCGCTCGAACCCGGCTGCGATTTCATTCCGTCATGCCCCCACATCGTACCATACTCTCCCTGATCGCCACTCTCCCGCTGGCCGCCTGCACCTACGTCGACCGAATCCCCTTTCTTTACCACCTGGACATTCATCAGGGGAACATCGTTTCGCAGGAAATGGTGGACCAGCTGAAGCCGGGTATGAACCGGCGCCAAGTGACCTTCATCATGGGGTCGCCGCTCACGGTGAGCCCGTTCCATGACGATCGCTGGGACTACGTCTATTCCAACCAGCCGGGCGGAGAAGAACGCGTGCAGCGCCGGATTTCGCTGCTGTTCGATCACGACGAGCTGGTGGGGTTGCAGGGTGATTTCAAGCCTGGTGAACTGCCTTCCCTGGACACCAGCAAGGATGTCAACGTCGATATTCCCAAGATCGAGCGCGACCAGACCTTGTGGGGACACATCAAGAGCTGGTTCGGCAACGGCTAGGCTTTCCCCTCGCCCTTCCTGGCTGCCCGCTGGCGGCGTGATTCTTTGGGGTCAGCGATCAAAGGCCGGTAGATCTCCACCCGGTCGCCTTGCCGCAAGGGCTGGTCGAGCCCGCAGACCTTGCCGAAGATGCCGATCTTGTTGACCGCCAGATCGATTTCCGGGAATTTCTCCAGCACTCCGGAGGTCTGGATGGCCTCTGCAGCGGAGACTCCCTCTGCGACGCAGACCGGTATGATGACCTGGACGTCGGGTCGGGCATAAGCCACTTCCACTTGGATCGGCCGGTGCGCGTCGGTCATCAGATCAGCTCCATCGCCTTCAGGAAAACGATGCCCATGCCGGCGGGGGCGACGTAGCGGACCAGGAACCGCCAAGCCTGGTAAGCCCGGGGATCGGCCATTTCCAGTTCCTCCTCGGTGTCCTGGCGCCGCAGCACCCAGCCGGCAAACACCGCGACCAGGAGTCCACCGAAGGGAAGCATGACGTCGGCGGTCAGGAAATCGAGCAGTTCGAACACATTCCGGCCGAATAACCGAACGTCCGACCAGGAACTGAAAGACAGCAGGGTGCCCAGGCCCAGTCCCCAGCAGGCCAGGCCGCTCCAAGCGCTCGCGGCTTCCCGGCTGAGCCCCCGGTTTTCGGTCAGCCAGGCGACCGCCGGTTCGATCATGGCGATCGACGAGGTCAGCGCGGCGAAAAACACCAGGACGAAGAACACAGTGCCGAAGAACGATCCTCCCGGCATGGCGCCGAAAGCGATCGGCAAGGTCTGGAAAATCAGGCCCGGGCCCATGCCGGGTTCCAGGTGATTGCTGAACACGATGGGGAAGATCGCCAGGCCCGCAAACAGGGCGACCGCGGTATCGGCGGCCGCCACGACGATCGTCGAGCGGGCGATGGAAACATGGCCGGGAAGGTAGGAGCCATAGACCATGATCGAGCCCATCCCCAGTCCAAGCGAGAAGAATGCCTGGCCCATGGCGGTCAGCACGCTTTCCCCGCTCAGCCGGGAAAAATCGGGCAGGAACAGAAAGGCGACGGCTCGGCCGAAGCCTTCGCTGCCCAAAGCATAGAGGACCAGGACGACCAGCATGATCGCCAGCATCGGCATCAAGTAACGCGTGCCTTTCTCCAGCCCGCCGCTCACGCCGCGGCTCACGATCGCCATGGTGGCCACCATGAACAGGGTGTGCCAGATCACCTGTATCTGGGGATCGGTGCGGAATTCGTTGAAGTAGCGTGCCGCGGTTTCGGGGGTGATATGGCTGAACAGCGCACTGTTCATCTTGAAGATGTAAGCCATGGCCCAGCCGGCGATGACGCTGTAATACGACAGGATCAGGAAGCCCGATATCACGCCCAACCACCCCGCATACTGCCAAGCAGGGCTGGCCTTGGCTGTCTCGGCCAGGCTCCGCATGGCGTTGATCGGGCTCTGCCGCCCGCGCCGCCCGAGCAGGGTTTCGGCGATCATGATCGGGACGCCGATGGCGGCGACGCACAGCAGGTACACCAGCACGAAGGCGCCGCCACCGTTTTCTCCGGTGAGGTAGGGGAATTTCCAGATATTGCCCAGGCCGATGGCCGACCCGCTCGCAGCCAAAATGAAAGCCAGTTGCGACGACCATTGCGCGTGAACGAATCGTTGATCGGTCATGGGTATCCTCGTGGGTAGGGCTTCGGCGGGTCGAAACATGCCTGTTAGGGTTCGGAGCATGGTCGCCGGTAGGGTAAAATTGTCAAAGAATAGCAAACCAGACCGAACCTAAAAAATTCCACCGTCATGAGCCGCAAGAAAAGCGCCGCAGGAAGCGCCAACATCGCCCAGAATCGCCAGGCCACCCATGAATATTTCATCGAGGAACGCTTCGAAGCGGGTCTGGTGCTGGAAGGCTGGGAGGTCAAGAGTTTGCGGGCGGGCAAGGCGCAGCTCAAGGAAAGCTATGTGGTATTGAAGAATGGCGAGGCCTGGCTGTTCGGCGCGCATTTCTCGCCCCTTCCTTCAGCCTCGACCCATGTGCAGCCTGATCCCACCCGTACCCGCAAGCTCCTGCTGCACGCCGAGGAGTTGAGCCGACTGATCGGACAAGTGGAGCGAAAAGGATACACTCTGGTGCCGTTGTCGCTGTATTGGAAACAGGGCCGCGCGAAGCTCGAAATCGGTCTGGCACACGGAAAGAAGCAGCATGACAAGCGGGCTGCCGAGAAGGAACGCGACTGGGAGCGGGAGAAGCAGCGGGTCATGCGCCGGGGTTGACCCTGCCTTTCGCCTCTTGCCCTTTTCGCGGCGGGGGAGACTATGAAAATCAAGGAATATTTTGTCAGTTCATCGGAAATCTTGAGTGATGTCGCGCCGTCTTTGTCATTTCGTAGGGATTATCGTTGTCGCTGTAATGGGTTGGGCCGCCGGTGCAGCCGTTGCCGGTCCCTATTCGGCCCTGGTCATGGAAGTCGAATCGGATCGGGTGCTGTACGAGCGCAATGCCGATGAGGTCAGGCATCCCGCCTCCCTGACCAAGATGATGACCCTTTATCTGGTGTTCGAGGCGCTCGTGCAGGGCAGAATTTCCTTGCATGATACCTTCTACGCCTCCAGCTACGCCGCCTCCCGCTCTCCGTCCCGCATCGGCCTCAGGCCGGGTGATCCGCTGACGGTGGAAGAAGGCATTCTGGCCCTGGTTACCTGCTCCGCCAACGATGCCGCCGTGACGCTGGGTGAAGGACTGGCCGGCTCGGAGCCGGCGTTCGCCGCGATGATGACGCGAAAAGCGCGCGAGCTGGGCATGAATCAGACCGTGTTCCGCAACGCCTCGGGGTTGCCGGATCCGGCGCAGGTCACGACGGCGCGCGACATGTACCGGCTCGGCAAGGCCCTGCTGAAGCATTTTCCCCAGTTCTATCCGTATTTCTCCACTTCGCGCTTTCAGTACCGGGGGCGGAGCTTCCACAACCATAATCATCTGCTCGAGAACTACCATGGCGCGGACGGCATCAAGACCGGTTTCGTCAATGCCTCGGGCTTCAACCTGGTGGCATCGGCCCGCCGTAACGGTGTCCGCCTGGTAGGCGTGGTGTTCGGCGGCAATTCGTCATTCCGCCGGGATGCTCACATGCGCGACATTCTTGATGACGGATTCGCCCAGATCGAAGGGCGGGAATCCAGCGTGCGGTTCGCCGGTTTCGACCAGGGATACGTGCCGCGTTTGCTGACGCGGCCTGGTGAGAGCCGGGCTTACGCCGCTCCGAAGAAAGCCGGGCGGGCGGCCGCAGGTAAGACAAACGGACATCGTGCCAAAGTGTCGGTTGCGCGCCCTTCCCCTGGAAAGCAGAAGGGGGCGTCCACGCATGCCAAACGCAAGCCGGTCAAGGCGAAATCGTCTCCAGCGCGCGTCAAGTCTTCGCGGACTTCGGTCAAGGTCAGGCGTTGAGGGGGACGAGGATTTGGCGCGATGTCTGAGCGGGCTGCGCCCCGATATGCGGGGCGCAGCTGGATGGAGCAAGCGATGAAAAAGCAGGCTTACTGCGGTTTCTCGAGTTCGCCTGCCGGCACGGTGCCGTCCGAGCGTCCTTTGATGTAGGTGTACAGGTCATCGATGCCTTCTGCCACCTTCTTGTTGGCTTCGAACGGAGGCATGGCATTGCGGCCTTTCAGAACCACTTCCTTGAACTGATCCTTGCTCAGGTTCTTGAGGCTGTTCAGCAGGTTAGGGAATGCCGCGCTGCCTTCGCCGGTGGCGCCGTGGCAGGTTTCACAACGCTGCTGCTTGTAGATCTTGAAGCCGTTGTAGGTCGCCTGGTCGACGGGAGCCGAGAAGGCTGGGGCGGCCACGGCGCCGAGCACCAGGGTGGCCAGAGCGGTTGTCCGGATAGACGTCTTCTTGTGATCCATTGCGTTTCTCTGTTATCTGTTTTCGGGTGTTGACCGGGAATTTTCATCGTCTGCCGTGGCAGGAACGGCGGCGGATAGGATGACAGTCCGCGGCAGGTCCTGCCAAGGGAAAAAATCCCGGATGGTTGCTGCCATAGAGCGCGCTTCAGAATACCCAACACCTCCGTCTGTTGTAAATACAACCCTCCATGCCGGGACGGGTTTTCCCTCTGGTCGAAGGGGGCTGGCGCCCGTAAACTAGCCCGTCATCGTGCACCTCATCATGGAGATGGAGACGGAAATGAGCGAGAAAGACCTCTTGGAAACCCTAGAGCAGTTGCGGGCGCAGGTGGCGGCGCTGGAGGCCGATAGCGCTTCCAAGGCACGTCTGGAGTCTTTGATCGGAACGCTGGAGCAGCGGCTGCAGGAGGGGGGCAGCGAAGAGCATCATGGGCATCTGATGACGGAGCTCAAAGAGGCGATTGCGCATTTCGAAGTCGAGCATCCACGGCTGACCGGCATACTCAACGACTTGATGGTGACACTGAGCAACATGGGTATCTGAAGAGCCGTCCCTGCCACGTTCACAGGCGGATTGCTTCGGTTGACTCCTTGGCGTTTCATCAAAGCGCTTCGGCGCGGAACTGGTCTTCACCATTTGCGAGGCGAAGAACGTCGAAGTGGTGATCATTAATCAAGGCGAGGACACGACCTTCGAGGAAGACTTGGCCAAGGACGTGCTGGAAATCATTACCGTGTTCAGCGCACGGCTCTCCCGCAGTCTGTCGCGCAAGCAGAAAGGCTCCAGTAATCGCCAGAAGGCCAGGACA
This genomic window contains:
- the fur gene encoding ferric iron uptake transcriptional regulator, yielding METQDIRNAGLKVTLPRIKILEMLEEQSDQDRHLSAEDVYKRLIQQGEEIGLATVYRVLTQFEAAGLVKRHHFEGGNSIFEFNRGEHHDHIVCVKCGRVEEFSDEVIESRQKEIAKNLDFSLTDHSLCLYGICAHCRTAATQP
- a CDS encoding outer membrane protein assembly factor BamE yields the protein MPPHRTILSLIATLPLAACTYVDRIPFLYHLDIHQGNIVSQEMVDQLKPGMNRRQVTFIMGSPLTVSPFHDDRWDYVYSNQPGGEERVQRRISLLFDHDELVGLQGDFKPGELPSLDTSKDVNVDIPKIERDQTLWGHIKSWFGNG
- a CDS encoding RnfH family protein translates to MQVEVAYARPDVQVIIPVCVAEGVSAAEAIQTSGVLEKFPEIDLAVNKIGIFGKVCGLDQPLRQGDRVEIYRPLIADPKESRRQRAARKGEGKA
- a CDS encoding sodium-dependent transporter, which codes for MTDQRFVHAQWSSQLAFILAASGSAIGLGNIWKFPYLTGENGGGAFVLVYLLCVAAIGVPIMIAETLLGRRGRQSPINAMRSLAETAKASPAWQYAGWLGVISGFLILSYYSVIAGWAMAYIFKMNSALFSHITPETAARYFNEFRTDPQIQVIWHTLFMVATMAIVSRGVSGGLEKGTRYLMPMLAIMLVVLVLYALGSEGFGRAVAFLFLPDFSRLSGESVLTAMGQAFFSLGLGMGSIMVYGSYLPGHVSIARSTIVVAAADTAVALFAGLAIFPIVFSNHLEPGMGPGLIFQTLPIAFGAMPGGSFFGTVFFVLVFFAALTSSIAMIEPAVAWLTENRGLSREAASAWSGLACWGLGLGTLLSFSSWSDVRLFGRNVFELLDFLTADVMLPFGGLLVAVFAGWVLRRQDTEEELEMADPRAYQAWRFLVRYVAPAGMGIVFLKAMELI
- the smpB gene encoding SsrA-binding protein SmpB — encoded protein: MSRKKSAAGSANIAQNRQATHEYFIEERFEAGLVLEGWEVKSLRAGKAQLKESYVVLKNGEAWLFGAHFSPLPSASTHVQPDPTRTRKLLLHAEELSRLIGQVERKGYTLVPLSLYWKQGRAKLEIGLAHGKKQHDKRAAEKERDWEREKQRVMRRG
- a CDS encoding D-alanyl-D-alanine carboxypeptidase family protein, producing the protein MGWAAGAAVAGPYSALVMEVESDRVLYERNADEVRHPASLTKMMTLYLVFEALVQGRISLHDTFYASSYAASRSPSRIGLRPGDPLTVEEGILALVTCSANDAAVTLGEGLAGSEPAFAAMMTRKARELGMNQTVFRNASGLPDPAQVTTARDMYRLGKALLKHFPQFYPYFSTSRFQYRGRSFHNHNHLLENYHGADGIKTGFVNASGFNLVASARRNGVRLVGVVFGGNSSFRRDAHMRDILDDGFAQIEGRESSVRFAGFDQGYVPRLLTRPGESRAYAAPKKAGRAAAGKTNGHRAKVSVARPSPGKQKGASTHAKRKPVKAKSSPARVKSSRTSVKVRR
- a CDS encoding c-type cytochrome, coding for MDHKKTSIRTTALATLVLGAVAAPAFSAPVDQATYNGFKIYKQQRCETCHGATGEGSAAFPNLLNSLKNLSKDQFKEVVLKGRNAMPPFEANKKVAEGIDDLYTYIKGRSDGTVPAGELEKPQ
- a CDS encoding DUF4404 family protein; translation: MSEKDLLETLEQLRAQVAALEADSASKARLESLIGTLEQRLQEGGSEEHHGHLMTELKEAIAHFEVEHPRLTGILNDLMVTLSNMGI